AAAGACGCTCCTTACAACTGCTGACGTTACTTTGGCTTCAGCTCGTTTGATAGGAAGCTTTGAGTATAAAATTTTTAAGGATGATACAAATGCACTGATAATTGGCAAAGAGAAATATCGTGACTTAATCGCTAAATCTATGCAAAATGATATGTTTAAATTTGCAGCTCAAAAGGTAGTATTTGGTAGTGAAAATTTTGAGCATTTTGAGCTTTATTTACGTCTTGTCGACAAAAATGGTAAGTGGCAGATGGCATCATATTTTATGCCGATGGTAAATGAACTTGAGCTTAGTGCTACGCTTGATTTGCATATACTAAATAGAATAGCTCAAATTTTACCAAATAAAATTCTCCCACAAACATCTTTAGCAATAAATTTAGGCAAAGAGATCTTAAACTCAGACGATAGCTTTTATAAACTTGAATCAGCCCTTAAAAAGATCGCAGCAAATTCTAAATTTAAAAACTATATAGAAATTCCAAATAAAGATGATATTAGTATGCAAAGTGTTATTAAACTGACTAAAAAACTTAAAGAATTTGGTTTTGGTTTTGGTTTTGATCATTTTAGTATTGATGCAAAAAGTATAGAGAAATTAAAAGAACTTAATCCAGATTATGTTAAAATACAAGCAGCAAATATCATTGACTTTTTTAGCGATGAGAGCAGTGTCCAAACAAGGCAGTCGCTTGAGATTATTATGAGCTCAAAAGAGATTAAGCTTATCGCGATTGGTGTTGAGAGTGAAGAGCAAAAAGATAGACTTATAAAACTTGGTATAACAAATTTACAAGGTATGTTTATAGATGAGATTAAAAATATTGGATAAAAAATGCAAAATGAAAAGATAAAAGACGAGTTGCTTGAATGTTTAGTAATATTTACTAAACTGCATAATAACCCATATAGTGCAGATGCCCTTACCATTGGACTTCCAGTGCAAGAAGGTGAAGAGATTGAGCTATTTTCTTTAAATGGTTCAAAGTCATTATTTTCTCGTGCAGCAGCAAGAGCTGGATTTGTTTCGACACTTGTTAGGAAGCAGATAGATGAGATTTCTCCGCTTGTTCTGCCTTGTATACTTATGCTACGTGGTAAACGTGCTTGTATATTACAGAGTATAAGTCCTGATAGGACCAAAGCGACTATTATTACGCCAGATATATCAACTGGAACTAGCACTATTGATATTGATCAGCTAAAAGAAGAGCATTTAGGCTATGCATACTATCTAAAACGCGAATTTGTCCCAGAGGACAATAGTTCGACACATCTAATAGATGCTGGAAAAGATCATTGGTTCTGGGGTACTTTAAAGCGTTCAAGAAAAATTTATTTTGATGTTATTTTAGCCAGTCTTGTTATAAATTTATTTGTTCTAGCCAGTCCACTTTTTACAATGAATGTTTATGATCGTGTTGTGCCAAATAACGCAATAGAAACGCTTTGGGTTCTTGCACTTGGCGTAGTTGTTGTTTACGGTATAGATTTATTTTTAAAATTTGTCCGCTCGTATTTTTTAGAAGTTGCTGGTAAAAAGAGCGACATTATAATGAGTTCAATGCTATTTGAGCGGGTTATGGATATGAAATTTAGCAATAAACCAAAGTCTGTAGGATCATTTGCTAGTAACTTAAAAGAATTTGATACTGTTAGAAATTTCTTCTCATCGGCCTCTATCGCGGCATTAGTTGATCTCCCATTTGCTGTTATTTTTTTAGCAGTTACATATTTTATAGGCGGATATTTAGTTGTTGTGCCAGTGATAACAATCCTGATTATCTTATGTTATACATTTTTTATAAAAGATTCACTTCAAAATGCGATAAAAAGCACATTTGAAGCATCTGCTAAGAAAAATGGAATTTTGATAGAGAGTTTGAGCGGACTTGAGACTATAAAGACACTTGGTGCTAGTGGGCACGTCCAGTGGAGCTGGGAGGAGGCGACTGGTGAGATAGCAAATCGTAGCATAAAATCAAAAATGATAACAACTTCGATCACAACAATAACGTCATTTTTGGTGCAGCTAAACACTATTGCCATTATTGTTCTTGGTGTGTATATGATAAAAGAGACTGAGCTTACGATGGGAGGGCTTATTGCTGCCGTTATGCTTAGCTCACGAGCGATCGCTCCTATGGGGCAAGTAGCGGCATTGGCTGCAAATTTTGAACAGACTAAAAATGCATATGAAAGCCTTAGTAAAATTATGCAGATGCCAGTTGAGCGTCCAGAAGGTAAAAAGTTTGTCAGACGAAATTCCTTTGATGGTAAGATAGAATTTAAAAATGTTAGCTTTACATACCCAGAAACTACAAAAGGCTCGTTGGATCGCGTTAGTTTTGTTATTCAACCTGGTGAAAAAGTCGGTATAATAGGCAAAAACGGCTCTGGTAAAACCACACTTCAAAAGCTTATTTTGGGTCTTTATTCTCCTACAGAAGGCTCTGTTTTGATAGATGGTATCGATATAAATCAGATCGATCCAGCCGATCTAAGACGCAATATTGGCTATGTGCCACAAGATGTTATACTATTTAAAGGCACAGTTCGTGAAAATATCGTACAAAAAGCACCATATGTTGATGATATGCAGATTATTAAAGCCGCAAAAATAAGCGGTGTCGATGAGTATATAAATGCTCATCCACTTGGATTTGATATGCCTGTGCTTGAACGTGGCGATGGTATAAGCGGTGGACAACGTCAAAGTATTGCCGTGGCAAGGGCATTTTTGCTGAATAGTCCAATTATATTGCTTGATGAGCCAACAAATTCGCTGGATAATACTGTAGAAAATAAATTAAAGCAAAATTTAAAAGCAAGTATGGCAAATAAGACGATGTTGCTTATAACGCATAGGATGTCATTGCTTGACCTAGTCGATCGATTAATCGTGATAGATAATGGCAAAATCTTGCTTGATGGCTCAAGAGATGAAGTATTACAAAAGCTTAGTGGGAAATAACAATGAGTGAAGAGATAAAAAATAACGAAAATCAGCCATCTGAAGTGACACAAGATCAAGATAGTCAAAAACTGCAGCTAGACGTGTCAGAGCGTGAAAGAATAGGCAATAATGTTTATAACGCCGTAAAAGATATTAGGGCTGGATTGCAAACAAAAGGGTACGACTCACAAGATCTTAAATTTATGTCAAGTCTTTCTGAGGCAGTTTTGGCAAAAACGCCATCAAATTCTAAGAA
This portion of the Campylobacter anatolicus genome encodes:
- a CDS encoding type I secretion system permease/ATPase — protein: MQNEKIKDELLECLVIFTKLHNNPYSADALTIGLPVQEGEEIELFSLNGSKSLFSRAAARAGFVSTLVRKQIDEISPLVLPCILMLRGKRACILQSISPDRTKATIITPDISTGTSTIDIDQLKEEHLGYAYYLKREFVPEDNSSTHLIDAGKDHWFWGTLKRSRKIYFDVILASLVINLFVLASPLFTMNVYDRVVPNNAIETLWVLALGVVVVYGIDLFLKFVRSYFLEVAGKKSDIIMSSMLFERVMDMKFSNKPKSVGSFASNLKEFDTVRNFFSSASIAALVDLPFAVIFLAVTYFIGGYLVVVPVITILIILCYTFFIKDSLQNAIKSTFEASAKKNGILIESLSGLETIKTLGASGHVQWSWEEATGEIANRSIKSKMITTSITTITSFLVQLNTIAIIVLGVYMIKETELTMGGLIAAVMLSSRAIAPMGQVAALAANFEQTKNAYESLSKIMQMPVERPEGKKFVRRNSFDGKIEFKNVSFTYPETTKGSLDRVSFVIQPGEKVGIIGKNGSGKTTLQKLILGLYSPTEGSVLIDGIDINQIDPADLRRNIGYVPQDVILFKGTVRENIVQKAPYVDDMQIIKAAKISGVDEYINAHPLGFDMPVLERGDGISGGQRQSIAVARAFLLNSPIILLDEPTNSLDNTVENKLKQNLKASMANKTMLLITHRMSLLDLVDRLIVIDNGKILLDGSRDEVLQKLSGK